Within the Catalinimonas niigatensis genome, the region ATATTGCCACTTTTGTGCTGAATTATGATTTTGGAACGGAGGATACCGGAGAGTCCAATCCTTATAATCTGACAATGGGTCCGGATGGAGACATTTACATTACTGATGCGGCGGCCAATGCCATTATCCGGCGCGAAGCGGGTACAGGTACTTTAAGCGTATTTACGGTATTCCCTGATATTGACAATCCCACAGAGATTGGCCCTCCTACCATAGATGCAGTACCCACCGGCATTGTGTTCGATGGCTATAGGTTCCTCGTCAGCACGCTGACCGGGTTTCCCTTTCTTGAAAATGAAGCTTTAATTTATCAGGTAGATCTGTATGGAAACGTTTCTATTTGTCAGGAAGGATTTACCAGCCTGACAGATATTACACTGTCGCCAGACAAAAAGCCTGTCGTACTACAATACGCAGTGTTTGGACAAGGCTTTGCACCTATGACGGGTAAGATCATCAAGGCCGAAGGGCAGGAAAAAGAAGTGCTTTTGGAGGAAATCAATTATCCTCTTGGTATTGCAAGAAGAGGGATAAGGACCTATTACGTGACCAATTCGGTAGATGGTATCGTACAAAAAGTGACCTATTAACCTGGCTTTTTGTTAAACGGTTTTGAAGGATATTAACTACAAAAGCCTTTCCTCTACGGAAAGGCTTTTTGATTTGATGACCATTTTACTTAAAAAACGAAAGTCTTTCGTGTTATTAAGCACCTGCAACCCATGCTGGGTGCTATTTTACTCAAAACCTAAAGTGTTTTACGTCAACCTTTTATAGTAGGTTAATTCCTTATTATTTATGCTTAGCTACTTATCATTGGCTATATGCTTGTAGCAGCAGTCTTTTTCTTTCCAATGTTGGCGTCAATAGAATAGCGGCCTGCTCCTGAAAATAGAAACTGCAAAGCGATAAAAGCGAAGAGCAAAGCTTTCTCTCTTTCTCCAAAACTTTGTCCGGCATGGGCTAGAAACACTGCTGTGGTCATGTTGAGGAAGATGAAAAGGGCCGCAGGGCGGGTCAGTAAACCCAGTGCCAGTAAAATACCTCCGGCAAATTCTGCCAGCCCTGAAAACCAGGCCATGAGGCCAGGTGCGGGTAAGCCCAGATTGCCTACCATACCGATAAAGCCTTCCGAAGGCGGTATCTTACCTAATCCGTGGCCAAAAGCCAGGGCTAATCCTGCAAATACACGAAGGATCAATAAGCCTATATCGGTGTTACGGGCGTTAATAATTTCGGTTCCGAATAAAAAGTTGTTTTTCTGCATGATTGAGTTTTGGTTTGTGGTATGATGATGATGTTGCTATGGTAAGTAAAGTCTGAAAAGGCTCAGTTTTTTATCCTCAATTTTAATTTACAAAATAGAGAGGTGAATTTCATTAAAACCTACGATTTTAAAGAGTTGTATAGCTTTACCGATCCATTATCAACTCGCTCTTTTTTGTATCTCTTTGCTTCTAACTTTAATGAGAAGAATGAAGCGTGATTTACTATCTTTATAATGTAAATATGAAAATTCCTGATCGTTTTTGAAATAATTCAGTTTTTATGCTGTTTTTTAGAGGCGACAGTGGTCATAGCCGCAATTTTGTGTGTATATTCAGAGTATTTATTTGAGCAACCTGACTTTGTATAGTTATGAAAAAAACGAATAATTCCCGCAGACAATTTATCAAAAATGCTGCACTCACTTCAGCAGGAGCTACTTTTGCTACTACTTTCTCAGCGAAGAGTTATGCTAAT harbors:
- a CDS encoding ScyD/ScyE family protein, whose amino-acid sequence is MRTKPITPLLLLVMLGTTSCHELFDLLDEFKPEEAKVIDYASGLSAPFGLEVDDKGNVWVAEAGTGNNDGRISVITSRNKVYPVIEGFTSVFPPNEPTALGVYHMLLDDHNLWAVNGIDGRLYHADLSSFKPGDMPLQASELESEDIATFVLNYDFGTEDTGESNPYNLTMGPDGDIYITDAAANAIIRREAGTGTLSVFTVFPDIDNPTEIGPPTIDAVPTGIVFDGYRFLVSTLTGFPFLENEALIYQVDLYGNVSICQEGFTSLTDITLSPDKKPVVLQYAVFGQGFAPMTGKIIKAEGQEKEVLLEEINYPLGIARRGIRTYYVTNSVDGIVQKVTY
- a CDS encoding DoxX family protein, which codes for MQKNNFLFGTEIINARNTDIGLLILRVFAGLALAFGHGLGKIPPSEGFIGMVGNLGLPAPGLMAWFSGLAEFAGGILLALGLLTRPAALFIFLNMTTAVFLAHAGQSFGEREKALLFAFIALQFLFSGAGRYSIDANIGKKKTAATSI